GCCTTTGATGCTCCATATCAATGCGAGCGAGCCGATTCGTTTTGATGTGGCATTCAAGGGTCCGGTTTACATGAAAGATCAAGTCCGAGTGCTTACAGCGGGCCAGGACAAGGGGCACTTTGAATTTTACAGTGGGAAGAATGATCGGCCAAGTATTGTGGGGCAGATAAAAAATGTTTCCGAAAGAGAATCAGTATCTTAAGAACAGCTAAGCACCTTCTTAAATGGCTCTCATGGTCCCCTTACAAGATTATCATGGATTTCCTGAGACTTTCGTTGCAACCCTAGGGAACGTTCACTTAGGAGATACCATGAGGAAATCAGATTTTGAGAGTATTGTAAAGTCGCAGCCTGGATTGACTGCAAAAGGTTTCATGTCTCCCCTCTCCCCTGACTACGGTCGTGCCCGTCAGGACTTTATGAATTCAGCCCACTATCTCCAACATACTATCGATGCGATGAGTGTCTTGGTGCGGTTTAAACCTACTGTTCTCATGACCAAGTGGCAAAAGGAAAACTGTACGCCTCTCAACTTGAGAGGTCTCATTGAATGGCACTGCGGTCGTACCGTTAGCATCGGCGCTATTATTGTGGCCGCTCTGGCTCTTGGCTTTCGAGTTGAGTATAGCCCGCAAGGTGAGGCCTGCTTTAATATATTCGCGCGTCAGCTGGAAGGCGAATTACGAGACTTCCGGGTGCGGGAGTTAATCAAGCAAGCTGTTGGGCATTAGTTTTTCACGGTCCCAGGATTGGCAATAAATCTTATCAAGACTTCTGTCGCGCTATCGAGCGTGGCTGGAACGAAAATCACGTTATTCTCGCGCCGCCAATCGTGGGTCTTTTGGCCATCATAATAGACTTCCCATATCCCAGCATTGGGGTTGGTCACTGAGTTTATCGCAAACTGAGTGCGATTCTGCGTGAACGTGTAGAAAAAGCGAATTTCCAGTGGTCCATCCGTTTCGCAGTCGACCATGACGCTGCGTTTGCTAATGGCTAGGCCATTCCCAGAACGACATCGGGATGGATCAAAGTCAGTGCGAAGACTACCCGCATCCGGTTCTCTTGAAAGCGTGAGCCCTTCAGTGATATCGATCTCGTCTTTATATTGAACAATGATCTCCCGTCCGGCAAGAAAACTGTCTGCTGCAATCGTTAGGGTTCTATCTACGACCGAGTGACTTAGCAACTCTTGGCTTTGGGCATCTTTGACGATAACTTGGCTTGGAGAGCTTGGTGCGCTGGCTAAGGAGTAGGCAAGTTGATCACCCTCGTTTAGGATGTAGTTGATCTGAACCTTTGTTCCATCCCCAGGTGGTGGAACAAACTCTAGGATTCCTGTCTCCTGGCTAAATTGAAATAGATCCGGTGCAGCTGGAGCATCGTTGTAAAAAACTTGAATCGATTTTTGGAGAGTACTGGAGCCTAAATTCTGGCGCGAGACCATCGGTTCGTCTCGCCGATACTGAACAGTCAAAGTTGCGTTGACACTTGGAGGCGACACCAGGCTCAAGGTTTGGCCGGATACCGCATAAAGGTCCTGGCTCAGTGCCTGACTATTTAACGAAACTCTCAAAGTATCTGTGGCTGGAGGAGCCATAAGAATATAGTCTGTAATCGAATGATCATATCTCGCGACCACTGAGTTGCCGGCTGCAACACTCCCCGCTTCGAACATCACCCGTTGATTGGTGATTGTATAGCCTGTGACCGGGGAGTCGTTCAATAGAATGGTTAGGGTTCCCGCACGGGCGGGCTTTGTTAGGTCAACAAAAAGGCCAGTACCGTTAGCAAGAACGGTGAGGTTCTCCTCGATGGATTCGTTACTTGTGAAAGTTTCATTGAATGCCTTACGGTCCACCTGAGAGAAACTGATCTCTTGCTGAGCAAGATTTGAGATCAGTGTAAAGCTCTGCTCTTTGATGGTGTTTTCAATGGTGAAGCTCTCTTCGGTTGTGGTTTGACCCCCAACTCGAAAAAGAAATTCAAATGCAGAACGTGCCGATAGATCGGCGTCGCTTGCTTGGCCTACGGTTCGTCGGTCGAGATCAGCTCTCTGAGCGTCCTTACAGCCGAGCACGAAGCTCAGCGCAACGAGCGCTGTCACAATATGGTATTTCATAATCCCCTCTATTAGCCCAACTTTATATCGGCTAGGGGTAGTCGAAACCTAAGAAATAGATATTAAGATAGCGAAACTAGTATCTTGTAGAGGCGAATAGGAGGCTTCAGACAGGAGGCTCTAGCGCAAAAACACTAGTGCTTAACCAGATTTAGTTCAGGGTTTGGTTATTTCAGAGCGAAAAACTGCTGAGGGCTCTTGAGAACCCTCATAGTTCCCAATGGTTAAGCGTCTTCGAACAACCAAGTTGAGAGATAGCGCTCACCGCTACTTGGTAATATGGCAACGATTTCTTTGCCTTGATTTTCCACCCTTGAAGCAATTGCCACTGCGGCAGCGATGGCTGCCCCAGACGAGATGCCTCCCAGAATCCCTTCTTCCTTAGCAAGGCGTCGTGCCCACTGACCAGCTTCCTCGTTGCTGACTTGGATCACCTCGTCAATCAGTTCCGTGGCAAGGATATCGGGGATGAATCCTGCACCAATACCTTGGATTTTGTGAGGGCCTGGGTCTCCTCCTGATAATACGGGAGAGTCCTTTGGCTCAACAGCAATGGCATTTATTCCAGGTTTTAATTCCTTCAGGACACTTGCGACACCTGTAATAGTTCCTCCAGTACCAACTCCTGAGATAATATAGTCGACGTTACCATCGGTATCATCCCAAATCTCCAGAGCCGTCGTTCGCCGATGAATATCTGGGTTCGAGGGGTTCTTGAACTGCTGAGGCATATAGTAACTTGGGTTCTGTTCTTTTATCTCAGTCGCCTTGCTAATCGCACCGTTCATTCCTTTCTCCCCTGGGGTCAATACCAGCTCTGCACCAAGAGCTTTGAGCAGTTTTCGTCGCTCGATAGACATGGTGTCTGGCATAGTTAGAATGAGCTTATATCCTTTTGCTGCTGCAACAAATGCTAAACCGATCCCAGTGTTGCCACTGGTCGGTTCGACTATGGTAGCACCTGGTTTTAAAGTGCCATCAGATTCTGCTTGCTCCACCATATTCAAAGCAATACGATCTTTAACACTTGAGAGAGGGTTGAAAAACTCACACTTGACAATGATGTTTCCGGGCAGGTCCTTGTCTAATACATTGAGCCGAACGAGAGGTGTGTTGCCTACAGTTTCTAGGATACTCTTTGCAATTTTGGGTCGATGTAAACGGTTCATTTTTTTCTCCTATAAATTTAAATTCCATCGCCATTAGTAAAGAAATTTTGCTGATAGCGTGACTGTTGAATGCGACTGTATGCAGGCAGACTCTGGGTGAGCCACACGTTACCACCAATAATAGAGTGGTGACCAATTGTGATTGCGCCTAAGATCGTAGCGCCAGCGTAAACGGTGATATGACTTTCCAATGTCGGATGCCTAACTTGGCCTTTGATAATTGTGCCATCGGGATTTTTAGGAAAGCTTTTTGCACCTAGGGTCACTCCTTGGTAAAGAGTGCAGTGATCACCGATTACGGCCGTTTCTCCAATGACAACCCCAGTTCCATGGTCAATAAAGCAGGAGGAACCAATTTCGGCTCCAGGGTGAATGTCGATCCCGGTTTTTTGATGAGACAACGTGTTAATGAAGCGTGGGACTAAAGGCAGCTTTTCCTTAAAGAGCATATGGGCGAGTCGATGATGGCTTAGAGCGCGAATACTGGGGTAAGACATAGCAATTTCCAAAGGATCAGTGCTTGCGGGGTCGCGGTCCATGGCGGCTTGTATATCAAGACTAAGCTCTTCTTGTAAGGACGGTAGATAGTCGAGAAACTTTGCCATGAGTTGATCAGTGGCGGCTTCCGTCCATTTCTTTGGATAGAGTTTTTCGATTTGATTGGCTGCTCCGTGGAGCTTTTCTAGTAGATCACTAAGCTCAGAAACAACATTCTCACTC
This Pseudobacteriovorax antillogorgiicola DNA region includes the following protein-coding sequences:
- the cysK gene encoding cysteine synthase A, which codes for MNRLHRPKIAKSILETVGNTPLVRLNVLDKDLPGNIIVKCEFFNPLSSVKDRIALNMVEQAESDGTLKPGATIVEPTSGNTGIGLAFVAAAKGYKLILTMPDTMSIERRKLLKALGAELVLTPGEKGMNGAISKATEIKEQNPSYYMPQQFKNPSNPDIHRRTTALEIWDDTDGNVDYIISGVGTGGTITGVASVLKELKPGINAIAVEPKDSPVLSGGDPGPHKIQGIGAGFIPDILATELIDEVIQVSNEEAGQWARRLAKEEGILGGISSGAAIAAAVAIASRVENQGKEIVAILPSSGERYLSTWLFEDA
- the epsC gene encoding serine O-acetyltransferase EpsC; protein product: MTKQDYLIKNRQTLELIAKQLKESSLRSGFHLRDIKSACIDLLEHFESLLLSPLDQSENVVSELSDLLEKLHGAANQIEKLYPKKWTEAATDQLMAKFLDYLPSLQEELSLDIQAAMDRDPASTDPLEIAMSYPSIRALSHHRLAHMLFKEKLPLVPRFINTLSHQKTGIDIHPGAEIGSSCFIDHGTGVVIGETAVIGDHCTLYQGVTLGAKSFPKNPDGTIIKGQVRHPTLESHITVYAGATILGAITIGHHSIIGGNVWLTQSLPAYSRIQQSRYQQNFFTNGDGI